Part of the Oncorhynchus mykiss isolate Arlee chromosome 12, USDA_OmykA_1.1, whole genome shotgun sequence genome, ATTCGTGTTGATCCGTCTTGTCCTTTAGATACAGTATGCCTTTTCAGACAGGACAAAAGAGAAAGACATCTAAACAGATTTATTGAGGAGCGTGGATTCACATGAGGCGAGTGAAAGCTGATCTCTGTTATCGTCACCTTGCAGCTACTCCTAAAGTTCACTTTATTTACAGCATATACAACATGGCACCCAGTCCCACCTGATTATTAGTCATCCAAGTCAATACAGGACATTTACAGGACAGCTGTGTATATTTCAAAATCaaactgaaaatataaaaaaagttAACATTTACATGCAACAAAAGTATTTAGCATATTACATTATGCTAATGTTTTCATTATAATACAACTTAATTTACAGTGCACCATGAGATAATTATTTTCCTCATGATTCACTGTCTGAGAACCCATCCCTTTAAATGGCAGCATTtaaatataaatgtaatattCTGAAGAAAATCATTCAAACTTCAATTACTTTGTAAACACCAATATTGGAATATAAAAGGTTATTTGTTGTGAGACAAAGACAGATATTCACAAGGAAGGAAGGCTAATCATGTTGTGAAGACTTTTCACAATGACAAACGTTAATTTCAGTGTCATTGGAGAGACAATCACATGGTCTCATACCATCCCTAATAATCTATTTGATCCTCTGTATCTCCTCATCTCCATCCCCACCCAACACCCCTCTTTCCTCCTAGCCCTCCCCCTCTCAGCTCAGGGCCATGGTGGCCAGACTCACTAGGTCACGTTTCAGAGTCTCTGTACAGTCTGCCTCTCTGGCCAGTCTGCGCAGGCAGTCTGCAGCCAGGGAAGAAGGGCGGGGCTGGGAGAAGCCCTGAGAGCCCAGCAGTAGGGACAGGCAGGCCCTGCCCAGTCCAGGATAGCTGTACCGTTGGGAAAACCAATACACCTGTGGTAGAAGGGCCCATCTACCAGGACCAACTTTAGAGTCCTGTACAGAATCCTCAACCTTCTGTGTGTTTGAAACACTCCGCAGTTTAGAACGTCTTTTGCAGCACTTTGAGGCAGAACTTGATTTCAGCGGATTGACACAAGTCTCCAGTCCTGAGGTTGTCTTTGGTGCACTAATGCCCTTCTGGCCTGGTCCAGGGGCAGAGTGCCGTCTACCCTCTGTCTGCTGACAGGGTTGGAGTCCAGAGCCATGTAGTGACTCAGCCTGGCCTGCTGTCACTGTGGGGGCCAAGGAGTCTGTCTGGGCCTCAGAACCACTCAACTCTAGTCCAGATGTGCGGTTTGCCAGGCTCTCGTCAGCAGACTCTCCCTCGGACCCATATTGGTCCATGTTAGATGGAGGCTTTTTGGCAACGTCTGCAATTCGACCAGCATTCTTGGCAGAGCAGGacagcaaagacacacacagatcctccacctccctctgcaactctGTCACCAAAAACCTACAGGCCCCCATCATCGTCTCAGCTAGGGGGGTCTTCTGGAAGCCCTGTGCCTCTGGTGAGGGTTCTTCTGCCCCGTCTCTCCAGACACCCAGCCCCTCAGAGGCCAAGGATCCCAAAATCTGACACTctcctctgccttctctctccgtctcatccccCTGTTCCTCTGCAGTCTCTCCATCCTTGTTCAGGCGACAGCCATGCAGATAGTGCAGTACAGGTAGCAGCATGCCTTGGCTCACATCCCTGATGGGGATGGCCTCCCCGGTTCTCCCTTGTGCCTCTCCAAAGCCCCCCCTCAACAGGGCCCTGAAGTACTCTGACCCCACCACCTCAGTTCCCTCCGCCCCAGCCACTGCTTCCCTATTGGCTGACACCTGGCTCCCATCGTCCAGCAGGAAGAGGAGGTCAAAGGTTGAGTCATTGTAGGGACAGATATTGACCAGACGAGGCTTTTTTAAGGGAGGGGGTGAAGCTTCACCGGTTTGTGAGACTGACAGGGGTTTGATAGGACTGAGTACCCTGCACCTTCTTTTAGCCAGTACTGTTTTGGGGCAACCCATCAGACTAGAGAGGCATCCAATCAGCAGGGAGAAATACAGAGAGTGCAGCTGGGGGGCGGAGACATGTTGCGGTGAGTTGAGACAATCTGAGAGGAGTCGTCGGCATTCACTGGTGTGATGGTCTTCCTCTTCCTCGTCCTCATTACATCCAAGGGGCTCCAGAGCCAAGAGTAGACCACCGTTGTCTAGAAGAAGTTTCTTCAAGAGAACCTTGTTACTGTTAGGGAACACAAGTTGATGTCAGATTACAGTTGGTATACATTTCTTAACATTCCACCAGTGCCATTTCACACAAGACAATTTGACTTACCCATTTACTAGTGGTAGAGACAGAGCACAGTTCAGTTTGTCTGACTCTGAGCCTGACAGCATCACATGGCTCAGGACTCCAGAACCAAATCCAGATTCACACTGAACACGTAGATTACTAAGCAGAgcaagacctaaaaaaaaaaaaattatacccAAAACTTTACAGCAGCACTATTACAAACTAAAAACCAAACTTTATGATCAAGTACATCAATTAAACTTACCAAGCTGTTTCACTTTGGACTTGACCCTATCAGTCTGCCTCTCTCCAGCTCCCCAACTCTCAGGGTCACTCCCTCTCTGGACCAGGTGATGGCGGATCAGAGCCACTGAGCCAGTCCTGACCAGCGCCTGCAGACAGTTGGGGTTGCAGCTCAGCCGGCACAGCATGCGGAAGCACCTGCCGCTGGGGTCCTGATGCTGGCTGAGGTAGAACAGTAGGCCAGAGATGATGCCTGAGTTGACCAGAGCAGCGCTGGGGTCCGTGGCGTGAGAGAAGCGTGAGAGCAGCAGCAGGATGGGAGACTCTGGAGCCCAAGGCTCAgggtggtaggggtggtggtaaGCCTGGGGTCGGAACACTGTGGGAGGGGTGTCGAGGGACACCACACTGGAGCGGGTGGTTGAGGGGACACGTGGCCTTTTCCGTGGAGGGGAGGAGAACTTGGATGGGGAGAGGGAAGTGAGGGGTGGAATAGtgggggaagggagagaagaggtagaggagcCAGGCTGGGCTTGgggggtggagatagaggagcTGGGCTGGGCTTGGGGGGTGGAGATAGAAGAGCTGGGCAGGGCTcggggggtggaggtagaggagctGGGCTGGGCTtggggggtggaggtagagaagctgagctgggcttggggggtggaggtagagaagggCAGAGGGACACAGGGAGGCAGATCAGCAGTTTTTGAGGGAGATGACATGTGGACCTGAGCTGGAGAACTCGTTGAGGTAGAGGGGGTGGATTGACTCTGAGATTTGGGTGCGGATAAGGGAGTGGAGGAAGGTAGTGAGCGGGTAGGAGATAAGCATTTTAAAGGGGAATGACAGTCAGTGGAAGATGTTtggggagaagaagaggggataTGAAGACTCCCCCAATCTCCCTCCGTGCCTCCAGGAGAGTCAAGAAGATCCCCCTCAGAGGAGATCAAACCTTCAGACACCAACCAGGACCTGGATGAGTAGCAATAGGACAGGTCAGATATCCATTTTTACAAAACTCAAATAAATCACAGGTGCACAAACCCAGAGGGGGGCAAAGGTGAGTCTGTTCACTCACCTCAGGCTAAGAAAGCTGGATGACCCAAGGACATGCTCCTTCCCCATCTCCTCTTTCCTGTTCCCCTCTGGGGGAGGGAAGTCAAATGAGTCGAAACATGACGTAGACAGCAGCTCTGAAGCAAACATGGTAGAGGTGAGGCTCACATCCATCTTCCCAGCAGATGGCTCCTCACCTTTAGCCAGCTCCACTAACCGAGCAACTAGCAGGGGGACTATTCCCAATTCTTGTAACTGTTCCAGGGCAGCTTCGTCATAGACAAAGTCAACACAAGCCAGAATGACCAATCGGTCGAGGGGGTGGCTCCGATGAACACCAAGGAAGCCAATCAACACCTCCAGACCGCCACTCTCCTTCACTTTGGCCCGGTTCACTGCCTCTTTGCAGCATAAGCagagagccttgaggaacactcCAGACTTCAGGCCGTCCTTCTTGACCTCCTCCGTAAACTTCTGGATTACCCCCAGGGAACCCACCAGAGGACGTAAGCAGCCTTGAGTGCACATGTTGGCCAGGGTTTTCAACGCAAGCTCCTCAAAAGGTTTAGCGGCCTCTCCCGAAGCCATGACACCTAGCTGAGCTAGAACCCCAGATCGGGACACC contains:
- the LOC110538625 gene encoding armadillo repeat-containing protein 5 isoform X1; translation: MASKPVPGIQKRGTWAGNPREVSSASPETSLTWCLSQLSKPGRAAAEDHKPGTAGQDISGHRQLDKRVKAGQWRALVAIRTQHIKGGSSGIARFRGQGGLRTLLDLLKHPECSRKTLDLALSILANCCTERQTRVEVRKLDGISIVVGILKKNVAMETIQNRAARALGNLAMDPESSTLVHSAGGVPLLLLCVSLASAPSPPSDDPLEAPSSKLECAQSAARALLYLADTPSNRLLLLTQGTLTALAPLIAPEYPLGLRRAALRTLHELTRSCGVECAREVSRSGVLAQLGVMASGEAAKPFEELALKTLANMCTQGCLRPLVGSLGVIQKFTEEVKKDGLKSGVFLKALCLCCKEAVNRAKVKESGGLEVLIGFLGVHRSHPLDRLVILACVDFVYDEAALEQLQELGIVPLLVARLVELAKGEEPSAGKMDVSLTSTMFASELLSTSCFDSFDFPPPEGNRKEEMGKEHVLGSSSFLSLRSWLVSEGLISSEGDLLDSPGGTEGDWGSLHIPSSSPQTSSTDCHSPLKCLSPTRSLPSSTPLSAPKSQSQSTPSTSTSSPAQVHMSSPSKTADLPPCVPLPFSTSTPQAQLSFSTSTPQAQPSSSTSTPRALPSSSISTPQAQPSSSISTPQAQPGSSTSSLPSPTIPPLTSLSPSKFSSPPRKRPRVPSTTRSSVVSLDTPPTVFRPQAYHHPYHPEPWAPESPILLLLSRFSHATDPSAALVNSGIISGLLFYLSQHQDPSGRCFRMLCRLSCNPNCLQALVRTGSVALIRHHLVQRGSDPESWGAGERQTDRVKSKVKQLGLALLSNLRVQCESGFGSGVLSHVMLSGSESDKLNCALSLPLVNGNKVLLKKLLLDNGGLLLALEPLGCNEDEEEEDHHTSECRRLLSDCLNSPQHVSAPQLHSLYFSLLIGCLSSLMGCPKTVLAKRRCRVLSPIKPLSVSQTGEASPPPLKKPRLVNICPYNDSTFDLLFLLDDGSQVSANREAVAGAEGTEVVGSEYFRALLRGGFGEAQGRTGEAIPIRDVSQGMLLPVLHYLHGCRLNKDGETAEEQGDETEREGRGECQILGSLASEGLGVWRDGAEEPSPEAQGFQKTPLAETMMGACRFLVTELQREVEDLCVSLLSCSAKNAGRIADVAKKPPSNMDQYGSEGESADESLANRTSGLELSGSEAQTDSLAPTVTAGQAESLHGSGLQPCQQTEGRRHSAPGPGQKGISAPKTTSGLETCVNPLKSSSASKCCKRRSKLRSVSNTQKVEDSVQDSKVGPGRWALLPQVYWFSQRYSYPGLGRACLSLLLGSQGFSQPRPSSLAADCLRRLAREADCTETLKRDLVSLATMALS
- the LOC110538625 gene encoding armadillo repeat-containing protein 5 isoform X2, whose protein sequence is METIQNRAARALGNLAMDPESSTLVHSAGGVPLLLLCVSLASAPSPPSDDPLEAPSSKLECAQSAARALLYLADTPSNRLLLLTQGTLTALAPLIAPEYPLGLRRAALRTLHELTRSCGVECAREVSRSGVLAQLGVMASGEAAKPFEELALKTLANMCTQGCLRPLVGSLGVIQKFTEEVKKDGLKSGVFLKALCLCCKEAVNRAKVKESGGLEVLIGFLGVHRSHPLDRLVILACVDFVYDEAALEQLQELGIVPLLVARLVELAKGEEPSAGKMDVSLTSTMFASELLSTSCFDSFDFPPPEGNRKEEMGKEHVLGSSSFLSLRSWLVSEGLISSEGDLLDSPGGTEGDWGSLHIPSSSPQTSSTDCHSPLKCLSPTRSLPSSTPLSAPKSQSQSTPSTSTSSPAQVHMSSPSKTADLPPCVPLPFSTSTPQAQLSFSTSTPQAQPSSSTSTPRALPSSSISTPQAQPSSSISTPQAQPGSSTSSLPSPTIPPLTSLSPSKFSSPPRKRPRVPSTTRSSVVSLDTPPTVFRPQAYHHPYHPEPWAPESPILLLLSRFSHATDPSAALVNSGIISGLLFYLSQHQDPSGRCFRMLCRLSCNPNCLQALVRTGSVALIRHHLVQRGSDPESWGAGERQTDRVKSKVKQLGLALLSNLRVQCESGFGSGVLSHVMLSGSESDKLNCALSLPLVNGNKVLLKKLLLDNGGLLLALEPLGCNEDEEEEDHHTSECRRLLSDCLNSPQHVSAPQLHSLYFSLLIGCLSSLMGCPKTVLAKRRCRVLSPIKPLSVSQTGEASPPPLKKPRLVNICPYNDSTFDLLFLLDDGSQVSANREAVAGAEGTEVVGSEYFRALLRGGFGEAQGRTGEAIPIRDVSQGMLLPVLHYLHGCRLNKDGETAEEQGDETEREGRGECQILGSLASEGLGVWRDGAEEPSPEAQGFQKTPLAETMMGACRFLVTELQREVEDLCVSLLSCSAKNAGRIADVAKKPPSNMDQYGSEGESADESLANRTSGLELSGSEAQTDSLAPTVTAGQAESLHGSGLQPCQQTEGRRHSAPGPGQKGISAPKTTSGLETCVNPLKSSSASKCCKRRSKLRSVSNTQKVEDSVQDSKVGPGRWALLPQVYWFSQRYSYPGLGRACLSLLLGSQGFSQPRPSSLAADCLRRLAREADCTETLKRDLVSLATMALS